In Macadamia integrifolia cultivar HAES 741 chromosome 13, SCU_Mint_v3, whole genome shotgun sequence, one DNA window encodes the following:
- the LOC122058891 gene encoding acetylornithine aminotransferase, mitochondrial-like has protein sequence MSSLQMFLNNSVSPVSDLPRLFKLENGRYFVRVTARRISASLNLDMQAPVSVNLKDSTIGFGGSKEVMDMEASVIVGTYARTPVVLSSGKGCLLYDVEGREYIDMTSGIAVNALGHGDPEWVKAVVEQANLLTHVSNVFYSIPQVELAKRLVECSFADRVFFSNSGTEANEAAIKFARKFQRFSHPDEKHPATEFISFSNCFHGRTMGALALTSKVHYRSPFEPVMPGVTFIEYGNIPAAKEAIKRGKTAAVFVEPIQGEGGIYSATKEFLQSLRSACDDAGALLVFDEVQCGLGRTGYLWAHEAHGVAPDMMTLAKPLAGGLPIGAVLLTERVALAINSGDHGSTFAGGPLVCNAAIAVLDKIREPGFLASVSKKGLYLKELLTLKLGGNPHVKEIRGLGLIAGIDLDVPAAPLVDACRKSGLLILTAGKGNVVRLVPPLVISEQELESAAEILSGCMPVLDKSNST, from the exons ATGAGCTCTCTGCAAATGTTTCTCAACAATTCAGTTTCACCTGTATCTGATCTTCCTCGTTTGTTTAAGCTTGAGAATGGGAGATACTTTGTTCGAGTTACTGCTCGGAGAATTTCGGCTTCTCTTAATCTTGACATGCAAGCTCCAGTTTCTGTGAACCTGAAAGATTCGACAATAGGGTTTGGGGGGAGTAAGGAGGTTATGGATATGGAGGCGAGTGTCATTGTGGGAACTTACGCGAGAACTCCAGTTGTTTTGTCGAGTGGAAAGGGATGTTTATTGTATGACGTTGAAGGGCGAGAGTACATAGACATGACTTCTGGCATTGCTGTGAATGCACTTGGTCATGGTGACCCGGAGTGGGTGAAAGCAGTGGTTGAGCAGGCAAATCTTCTCACTCATGTGAGCAATGTATTCTATTCCATCCCTCAG GTGGAACTTGCAAAACGTCTAGTGGAGTGTTCATTTGCTGATCGTGTATTTTTCTCAAACTCTGGTACAGAGGCAAATGAAGCAGCTATTAAATTTGCAAGGAAGTTTCAGAGATTTTCTCACCCTGATGAGAAACATCCAGCCACAGAATTTATCTCTTTTTCCAATTGCTTCCATGGGAGGACAATGGGTGCACTTGCCTTGACCAGCAAAGTGCATTACAGGTCACCTTTTGAACCTGTCATGCCTGGTGTAACCTTCATAGAATATGGGAACATTCCAGCTGCAAAAGAAGCAATTAAACGTGGAAAAACGGCAGCAGTTTTTGTGGAACCAATCCAGGGTGAAGGGGGTATATACAGTGCTACAAAGGAATTCCTGCAATCACTACGTAGTGCTTGTGATGATGCTGGAGCCCTCCTGGTCTTTGATGAG GTTCAATGTGGTCTAGGCCGAACTGGGTACCTCTGGGCCCATGAGGCGCATGGAGTAGCCCCAGATATGATGACACTTGCTAAACCTCTAGCTGGAGGTCTACCCATCGGTGCTGTCCTTCTGACTGAGAGAGTTGCTCTTGCCATAAATTCTGGAGACCATGGAAGCACTTTTGCAGGTGGACCTCTTGTATGTAATGCTGCCATTGCTGTGTTGGATAAGATCAGGGAACCTGGGTTCCTAGCCAGTGTCTCCAAGAAGGGCCTGTACTTGAAAGAACTACTAACTCTGAAGCTGGGAGGAAATCCACATGTGAAGGAAATACGAGGCCTTGGGCTTATTGCTGGGATAGATTTGGATGTGCCTGCAGCACCACTTGTAGATGCATGCAGGAAATCTGGCCTTCTGATTCTAACTGCTGGAAAAGGGAATGTTGTGAGGCTTGTTCCTCCATTAGTTATATCTGAACAGGAGCTGGAATCTGCAGCTGAGATTCTGTCAGGGTGCATGCCTGTGCTTGATAAGAGCAATTCAACCTAA
- the LOC122059919 gene encoding E3 ubiquitin-protein ligase WAV3-like, with protein MSNTWNKLKKSLSLKFSPQSSSLSLEAARSSDISEKDIRASAPTSSSSGLRLSRASSLSVRSSKKTCAICLGSMKPGQGHAIFTAECSHAFHFNCIVSSVKHGNQLCPICRSKWKDIPFQAPTGVIDSQLNGIGRARVAPLDSPLDEFHASLHRQLPQLPVPYTEPQHFSDDEPLLDSTIPDSTSPSLSAHPVPAVRVFPEFPAVSATENRHAFAVLVGVKAPALPDNTRHHDCTPIDLVTVLDVSGSMAGTKLTLLKRAVRFVIRNLGPADRLAIVAFSSTARRIFPLRRMSDTGRDHAVMAINSLRSTGGTNIVEGLRKGVRVLEERRERNPVASIIVLSDGKDTYNVNNQNNRQNPHNQPSPNSRRVLDYLSLLPSSICPNNSASREEGHTAPFPVHTFGFGLDHDAAAMHAISDASGGTFSFIQTASIIQDAFARCIGGLLSVVAQELRLTVSSISPGVCIGSIPAGKYSSEILNQGQQGLVEVGDLYADEEKDFLVQVSVPVFSAEECGERVPTTPLLSVECSYKDPLSQEIVQAESKIVEIRRPGVLSLEDSTMSLEVDRQRNRLWVTEGITEAQGMAEKGNLEGAQSILEARRSALLASASAQAGDGLCNWLESELKEIRDRMASHELYEETGRAYVLSGLSSHSWQRATTRGDSTTHTMVLNREGENQNMIGAMGYETPSMVTMVMRSQTINSRTDSSEQTHGLNRSCSLIIPNRG; from the coding sequence AAAACATGTGCTATATGCTTAGGGAGCATGAAACCAGGGCAAGGACACGCCATCTTCACAGCTGAGTGCTCCCATGCTTTCCACTTCAATTGCATTGTCTCTAGTGTGAAGCATGGAAACCAACTCTGCCCCATATGCCGCTCCAAGTGGAAAGACATTCCTTTCCAAGCCCCCACTGGTGTCATTGATTCTCAATTGAATGGCATTGGACGGGCTCGCGTTGCACCTTTGGACTCCCCACTTGATGAATTTCATGCTTCCCTCCATCGTCAACTTCCACAGCTGCCTGTTCCCTATACTGAACCCCAACACTTCTCTGATGATGAACCCCTACTAGATTCCACCATCCCAGACTCaacctctccctctctttcagCACACCCAGTTCCAGCTGTCAGGGTCTTTCCTGAGTTTCCTGCTGTGTCAGCTACAGAGAACCGTCATGCATTTGCTGTGCTTGTTGGTGTAAAGGCACCGGCCCTCCCTGATAACACCCGCCACCATGACTGCACACCTATTGACCTTGTAACAGTGCTTGATGTCAGTGGAAGCATGGCAGGTACAAAGCTTACGCTGCTCAAACGTGCAGTCCGCTTTGTTATACGGAACCTTGGACCTGCAGATCGCCTTGCTATAGTTGCCTTCTCGTCAACTGCCAGACGGATATTTCCACTTCGCCGAATGTCTGATACCGGCCGTGATCATGCTGTGATGGCGATAAATTCCCTTAGATCAACTGGAGGGACTAACATAGTTGAAGGGCTCAGGAAAGGAGTCCGGGTTCTTGAGGAACGGCGTGAGCGAAATCCAGTTGCAAGCATCATCGTCCTCTCTGATGGTAAGGATACCTACAATGTTAACAATCAAAACAATCGCCAAAACCCACATAACCAGCCTTCTCCAAATTCAAGACGGGTATTGGATTATCTAAGCCTCTTGCCATCTTCCATCTGTCCTAATAATAGTGCTTCCAGAGAAGAGGGACACACGGCACCTTTCCCAGTCCATACATTTGGCTTTGGCTTGGATCATGATGCTGCTGCCATGCATGCCATATCAGATGCATCAGGTGGCACGTTCTCCTTCATTCAAACTGCAAGCATAATACAAGATGCCTTCGCCAGATGTATTGGTGGCCTTCTGAGTGTTGTGGCTCAGGAACTGAGGCTCACAGTGAGCTCAATCTCTCCAGGGGTGTGCATTGGCTCAATACCTGCAGGAAAATACTCCAGTGAAATTTTAAACCAAGGCCAGCAAGGTCTAGTAGAAGTTGGGGATTTATATGCCGATGAAGAGAAAGATTTCCTAGTTCAAGTCTCAGTCCCTGTGTTCTCGGCTGAGGAATGTGGGGAAAGAGTACCAACTACACCATTGTTGTCTGTGGAGTGCTCTTACAAGGACCCACTATCACAGGAGATTGTCCAGGCTGAGAGCAAGATAGTGGAGATTCGTAGGCCTGGGGTTCTGTCACTAGAAGACAGCACAATGAGCTTGGAGGTTGACCGGCAACGGAATCGTTTGTGGGTAACAGAAGGCATCACAGAGGCTCAGGGTATGGCTGAGAAGGGAAATCTTGAGGGTGCACAATCCATTCTTGAAGCTAGGAGATCAGCCTTATTAGCTTCAGCATCAGCTCAAGCAGGAGATGGTCTGTGCAACTGGCTTGAATCAGAACTGAAGGAGATAAGGGATAGAATGGCAAGCCATGAGCTCTATGAGGAGACAGGACGGGCTTATGTGCTTTCAGGCTTGAGTTCACACTCATGGCAGAGGGCTACAACAAGGGGGGATTCAACAACACATACCATGGTGTTAAACAGAGAAGGTGAAAATCAGAACATGATTGGTGCAATGGGATATGAGACACCATCGATGGTGACCATGGTGATGAGATCTCAGACGATTAACAGTAGAACTGATTCCTCTGAACAGACCCATGGGTTAAACAGATCATGCAGCTTGATCATTCCAAATCGAGGATAG